A window of the Podospora bellae-mahoneyi strain CBS 112042 chromosome 6, whole genome shotgun sequence genome harbors these coding sequences:
- a CDS encoding hypothetical protein (EggNog:ENOG503PU71; COG:S) — MQRSHPGDDSWTPLGQRRGISDLARSALSLDLHWVRADTESAARQRSYPSPPMSGSPSIPPKLSQEAAERAQGSYQPITQDVYRGIPTSQGHERAQASNIAGPSRQFLTDPPERTAYSFPPQQSERPAPQPLTYSHLSSQIGGQPGPAYLPIPGTGSAVGPPGQLAASQTYPSALHSQLQDPLQHSSAKARKTKGHVASACVPCKKAHLRCDRRYPEPFRPD; from the exons atgcAGCGCAGCCATCCAGGTGACGACTCCTGGACACCTCTCGGCCAACGCCGAGGGATATCAGACCTGGCGCGATCCGCCTTGAGTCTCGACTTGCACTGGGTCAGGGCAGACACTGAAAGTGCTGCTCGTCAGAGGAGctatccctctccccccatGTCAGGATCTCCATCGATCCCCCCTAAACTCAGCCAGGAGGCAGCCGAACGGGCGCAGGGAAGCTATCAGCCCATCACGCAGGATGTTTACCGTGGAATCCCAACATCACAAGGTCACGAAAGAGCGCAGGCGAGTAACATAGCCGGACCTTCTCGGCAATTCCTCACCGATCCACCAGAACGAACCGCATATTCTTTCCCTCCACAGCAATCTGAGAGACCGGCACCTCAGCCTCTTACTTACTCCCATTTGTCCAGCCAGATCGGTGGACAACCAGGGCCGGCATATCTCCCAATCCCAGGCACAGGCAGTGCAGTTGGGCCACCGGGACAGCTAGCAGCTTCGCAAACCTATCCTTCAGCACTTCACTCACAGCTGCAAGATCCTCTTCAACATAGCTCTGCAaaggcgaggaagaccaAGGGGCATGTGGCATCCGCATGTGTGCCGTGCAAGAAAGCCCACCTTCG ATGTGACCGTAGGTACCCAGAGCCCTTTCGCCCCGATTGA